One genomic segment of Megalobrama amblycephala isolate DHTTF-2021 unplaced genomic scaffold, ASM1881202v1 scaffold477, whole genome shotgun sequence includes these proteins:
- the LOC125261742 gene encoding uncharacterized protein LOC125261742: MDRLICLYGESLYTKCGHDKSQHHYIIQKMRELARFMIVVKSNSKKVRNLTELCKPENFLLAVTACKQVSHFQPDLNMFKTPSLALKIGYSLKKACQIRLGQSLMAGDRDTEKSLKNFIKLIESHWRTNISSQALNTLQQGKWNKGDTIPLTEDVMSLQNHLNCVERVAKQKLKEDENISDWKVLAETLLCQIILFNRRRVGEASKLLLASYASRSVKPPNEDVVKSLTKLEQQLCNELTRLEIRGKRGKKVPVLLTKDMVDSMDLLNGSRSKVGIDKDNPYVFARVGALTHIRGSDCLRKFSKTCGAKDPRSLTSTKLRKQIATLSQIMNLKNNELDQLAKFLGHDIRVHREYYRLLENTIQLAKVSKLLLSLEKGADCYKGKSLEEITFSTEETQNDTSPASRCQQEHECQTTEKDASENEDEQLSTSKQHSTSRKSVSRKRHVSEMDASENEDEQLSTSKQHSTSRKSVSRKRHVSEMDASENEDEQLSTSKQHSTSRKSVHHSPAHKQHIIEMFSGKKAPRRPWSSEEQDAVKRTLRKFFSLRKVPGKVACQSCLDANPVLKSRSWVDIKNFVHNTLQTMKRKLASCRNAV, translated from the exons ATGGACAGATTAATCTGTCTCTATGGTGAATCACTTTACACAAAGTGTGGACATGATAAATCACAGCATCACTACATCATTCAAAAAATGAGGGAACTGGCAAGGTTTATGATAGTAGTAAAATCAAATTCCAAAAAAGTAAGGAACCTTACAGAGCTCTGTAAGCCAGAGAACTTTCTGCTTGCTGTCACTGCTTGTAAGCAAGTGAGCCACTTTCAgccagatttaaatatgtttaaaaccCCCTCTCTTGCTCTGAAGATTGGTTACTCCTTGAAGAAGGCCTGTCAGATAAGGTTGGGACAAAGTTTAATGGCAGGGGACAGAGACACTGAAAAGAGTTTGAAAAACTTCATAAAGCTTATTGAAAGTCATTGGCGCACAAACATTTCAAGTCAGGCCCTCAACACTTTGCAGCAGGGCAAGTGGAACAAGGGGGACACTATTCCCCTTACTGAAGATGTCATGAGTTTACAAAACCACCTCAATTGTGTGGAGCGGGTCGCAAAACAAAAGCTCAAAGAGGATGAGAATATCAGTGACTGGAAAGTATTGGCTGAGACTTTACTCTGTCAGATCATTCTTTTTAATCGGAGACGTGTAGGTGAGGCATCCAAATTGCTCCTTGCATCATATGCGAGTCGAAGTGTGAAGCCTCCTAATGAGGATGTGGTCAAATCCCTGACAAAATTAGAACAACAGTTGTGCAACGAGCTGACTCGATTAGAGATTCGAGGGAAGAGAGGCAAGAAAGTACCCGTCCTACTCACGAAGGACATGGTTGACTCCATGGACCTGCTGAATGGAAGCAGGAGCAAAGTGGGCATCGACAAAGACAATCCTTATGTTTTCGCAAGGGTGGGGGCTTTGACGCACATCCGCGGATCAGACTGTTTGAGGAAATTTTCAAAAACCTGTGGCGCAAAAGACCCCAGGAGTCTTACATCAACcaaattaagaaaacaaatAGCAACTCTCAGTCAgatcatgaatttaaaaaacaatgaaCTTGACCAATTGGCCAAATTTCTAGGACATGATATAAGAGTGCACCGCGAGTACTACAGACTGTTGGAAAATACAATTCAGCTCGCGAAAGTGAGCAAGTTGCTTTTGTCCTTAGAAAAAGGTGCAGATTGTTATAAAGGCAAATCATTGGAGGAGATTACCTTCAGTacagagg AGACCCAAAATGACACAAGCCCTGCTTCCAGATGCCAGCAAGAGCATGAATGCCAAACCACAGAAAAAG ATGCCTCAGAGAATGAAGATGAACAACTCTCTACCTCAAAACAACACTCTACCTCCAGAAAGTCTGTCAGTCGCAAGCGTCACGTCTCAGAAATGG ATGCCTCAGAGAATGAAGATGAACAACTCTCTACCTCAAAACAACACTCTACCTCCAGAAAGTCTGTCAGTCGCAAGCGTCACGTCTCAGAAATGG ATGCCTCAGAGAATGAAGATGAACAACTCTCTACCTCAAAACAACACTCTACCTCCAGAAAGTCTGTCCATCACTCTCCTGCACACAAACAACacattatagaaatgttctCAG gAAAGAAGGCTCCTCGGAGGCCATGGAGTAGTGAAGAGCAGGATGCTGTAAAGCGCACACTAAGAAAATTCTTTTCCTTGAGAAAAGTTCCTGGAAAAGTGGCATGTCAATCATGTCTGGATGCAAATCCAGTCCTCAAGTCAAGATCTTGGGTTGACATTAAAAACTTTGTCCACAACACTCTTCAAACCATGAAAAGGAAACTTGCTTCCTGCAGGAATGCGGTCTAA
- the LOC125261739 gene encoding gastrula zinc finger protein XlCGF8.2DB-like gives MRVHTGEKPFTCDQCGKSFKQKGHLKSHMKVHTGEKPFTCDQCGKSSSTKQYLEIHMRVHTGEKLFTCDQCGKSFTQKGHLKQHRKVHTGEKPHTCDQCGKCYSQSSRLKEHMMIHTGERPFTCDQCGKSFTSKQSLEIHMRVHTGENPFACNECGKLFLWASAMKRHLKVHTKEKPHSCSVCGKSFSQLYSLQRHEKIHTGVREYMCFECEKTFITARCLIQHQRIHTGEELKVIRMTTSEACEVPVLDLDICCGSKTFAVTLWRDEALVPLGIEDEVTFTHLRASGALVKLNSSSYTTIKVP, from the exons atgagagttcacacaggagagaaaccgttcacatgtgatcagtgcgggAAGAGCTTCAAACAAAAAGGACATCTTAAGAGTCACATGAaagttcatacaggagagaagccattcacatgtgatcaatgtggaaagagttccTCAACCAAACAATATCTTgagattcacatgagagttcacacaggagagaagctgttcacatgtgatcagtgcgggaagagtttcacacaaaaaggacATCTTAAACAACACAGGAaagttcatacaggagagaagccacacacatgtgatcaatgtgggaagtgCTACAGTCAATCATCACGCCTTAAAGAACACATGATGATCCACACAGGAGAgagaccgttcacatgtgatcaatgtgggaagagtttcacatcaaaacaaagtcttgagattcacatgagagttcatactggagagaatccGTTCGCATGTAATGAATGCGGCAAACTGTTTCTCTGGGCATCAGCCATGAAGAGACACCTGAAagttcatacaaaggagaagccacattcatgttctgtgtgtggaaagagtttttcacagctgtATAGTTTACAAAGACATGAGAAaatacacactggtgtgagagagtacatgtgcttcgagtgtgagaagacttttattaCAGCAAGATGTTTAATACAGCAccagaggatccacactggagaagaa TTGAAAGTAATAAGAATGACCACGTCGGAGGCGTGTGAAGTTCCTGTGTTGGACTTGGACATCTGCTGCGGGTCAAAAACCTTTGCGGTTACCCTTTGGCGTGACGAGGCCCTGGTGCCTTTGGGTATTGAAGATGAGGTCACCTTCACGCACCTTCGGGCATCAGGTGCACTTGTGAAGTTAAATTCATCCTCCTACACCACCATTAAGGTACCGTAA